In Aegilops tauschii subsp. strangulata cultivar AL8/78 chromosome 3, Aet v6.0, whole genome shotgun sequence, one genomic interval encodes:
- the LOC109741862 gene encoding uncharacterized protein: MVRSPSVAAAFAVLLLCLSGLSRGAERLGARECEELGFTGLALCSDCNALAEFVKDQELVDDCRKCCTEDSDDSISKLVYSGAIIEVCMRKLVFYPEVVGFLEEDKDAFPYVESRYAYGSPPKLIMLDDKGEQKETIRIDNWKREHIRQFLTEKVKPAKSET, from the exons ATGGTTCGATCTCCGTCCGTAGCGGCGGCCTTCGCCgtgctcctcctctgcctctccGGCCTCTCCCGCGGCGCCGAGCGGCTCGGGGCGAGGGAGTGCGAGGAGCTGGGGTTCACCGGCCTCGCCCTCTGCTCCGACTGCAACGCGCTCGCCGAGTTCGTCaaggaccaag AGTTAGTGGATGACTGTCGTAAATGTTGCACGGAGGATTCAGATGATTCTATCAGCAAG CTTGTATACTCCGGGGCAATTATCGAAGTATGCATGAGAAAGCTGGTGTTTTATCCAGAAGTTGTTGGCTTCCTTGAAGAGGATAAAGATGCCTTCCCTTATGTAGAATCTCGGTATGCTTATGGCTCTCCACCAAAGCTCATAATGCTTGACGACAAGGGTGAACAGAAGGAGACTATAAG GATTGACAACTGGAAGCGTGAGCATATTCGGCAATTTCTCACAGAGAAGGTGAAGCCAGCGAAATCAGAGACCTGA
- the LOC109741857 gene encoding gibberellin 20 oxidase 3-like: MATLVFDAAVRSRKDDIPPQFVWPADEAPSVDGVEEIVVPVVDLAGFLAGDGSADAGGLRDLAAACEKHGFFQVVNHGVDPALLAKAYRCCDAFYAMPLAEKQRAQRRLGENHGYAGSFVGRFGSKLPWKETMSFNCSAAPEGARKVVDYFVGVLGEEFRYMGEVWQEYCDEMTRLALDVTDVLAACLGLGRGSLRGFFAGDDSLMRLNRYPPCQQPHLTLGTGPHHDPASLTLLHQDDVGGLEVFTGGAWRAVRPRSDAFVVNIGDTFSALTNGRHISCLHRAVVNSSLARRSLTFFLNPQLDRPVAPPTELLAIDGRPRAYPGFTWREFLEFTQKHYRSDWRTLDAFAAWINQGRKG; the protein is encoded by the exons ATGGCCACTCTCGTGTTCGACGCGGCGGTCCGGAGCCGGAAGGACGACATCCCGCCGCAGTTCGTCTGGCCAGCTGACGAGGCCCCGTCCGTCGACGGCGTGGAGGAGATCGTCGTCCCTGTCGTTGACCTCGCCGGGTTCCTGGCGGGTGACGGCAGCGCTGACGCTGGCGGCCTCCGTGACCTCGCCGCAGCGTGCGAGAAGCACGGGTTCTTCCAGGTCGTGAACCACGGCGTGGACCCGGCGCTGCTCGCCAAGGCGTACCGGTGCTGCGACGCCTTCTACGCGATGCCCCTCGCCGAGAAGCAGCGCGCGCAGCGGCGCCTCGGCGAGAACCACGGGTACGCCGGCAGCTTCGTGGGGCGGTTCGGCAGCAAGCTCCCCTGGAAGGAGACCATGTCCTTCAACTGCTCCGCCGCGCCGGAGGGCGCCCGCAAGGTCGTCGACTACTTCGTCGGCGTCCTCGGCGAGGAGTTCCGTTACATGGG ggagGTGTGGCAGGAGTACTGCGACGAGATGACACGCCTGGCGCTGGACGTCACAGACGTCCTGGCGGCGTGCCTGGGCCTCGGCCGCGGCTCGCTGCGCGGCTTCTTCGCCGGCGACGACTCCCTGATGCGGCTGAACCGCTACCCGCCGTGCCAGCAGCCTCACCTGACGCTGGGCACGGGCCCGCACCACGACCCGGCGTCGCTGACGCTGCTCCACCAGGACGACGTCGGCGGGCTGGAGGTGTTCACCGGCGGCGCGTGGCGTGCCGTGCGGCCCCGGAGCGACGCCTTCGTGGTCAACATCGGCGACACCTTCTCCGCGCTCACCAACGGGCGCCACATCAGCTGCCTCCACCGCGCCGTCGTCAACAGCAGCCTGGCCCGCAGGTCGCTGACCTTCTTCCTCAACCCGCAGCTGGACCGCCCCGTCGCGCCGCCGACCGAGCTGCTCGCTATTGACGGCCGCCCGCGCGCGTACCCAGGCTTCACTTGGCGTGAATTCCTCGAGTTCACGCAGAAGCACTACCGCTCTGACTGGAGGACCCTGGATGCCTTCGCCGCTTGGATCAATCAGGGCCGCAAAGGCTAG